A window of the Leishmania mexicana MHOM/GT/2001/U1103 complete genome, chromosome 1 genome harbors these coding sequences:
- a CDS encoding putative fatty acyl CoA synthetase 2, with product MDIPSHCSSLEATVLQLMDDANARRVVPDRRAMRYQELGDENVVLEGTESENSTPIYRQAKVTDAMQRRLEKEWYNGPNFVQCFESMCKSRGSKRALAYRPLSRVSHQLVREPESGLERLFEVTVYDATQYLTYDDVWTVVQNFGRGLRELVLTPDGKVGLYLETRWEWLASAYGVWSQSMVLATVYANLGKEALSEAFAETRCAVIVTVGERVPSLIAMMRSGAIPHCTLIYLDALPEDIDATGVTLKAWEDVVKAGALSNYPLNLPTNNDSVALIMYTSGTTGGPKGVMHTYGSMTAGINGMGGRLNELCGGVEPDERYCCSLPLAHIFEFTVTNVFLARGCWIGFGHTRTLLSTYARPHGDLVEFKPIFLIGVPRIFDAYKKAMEASLAQRGALERKIFEHAFASRLRHLHAGMETPFWNTVVFAPLREMVGGRVRSMFGGGGPISAPTQHFMNVVLGGFIQGYGLTETVGNGPKQLVGDLEPACVGRLEVACEMKLVDTPDYKHTDTPEPRGEICLRGPFLFKGYYKKESATKSAIDADGWFHTGDVGAIADRGRLRIVSRIKSLAKNALGEYIPMEILESLYAQVSLCVPNGVCVVVHSAKHYVCAIACTTESKAMVFARQHDIQYEWPAILKNPDFQTAATQAFREVATTAGRGKQEIVRYVHVVGDQWTPENDMLTAAGKLKRHAVAERYKDLICSLYVD from the coding sequence atgGACATCCCCTCTCACTGCAGCAGCCTGGAGGCGACAGTGCTCCAGCTGATGGACGACGCCAAcgcgcgccgcgtcgtgccgGACCGTCGCGCGATGCGCTACCAGGAGCTAGGCGACGAGAACGTCGTCCTCGAAGGCACCGAGAGCGAGAACAGCACGCCCATCTACCGCCAGGCGAAGGTAACGGAcgcgatgcagcgccgcctggaAAAGGAGTGGTACAACGGACCCAACTTTGTGCAATGTTTTGAGTCCATGTGCAAGTCTCGTGGCAGCAAGCGTGCGCTGGCCTACCGCCCGCTAAGTCGCGTGTCGCATCAGCTGGTGAGGGAGCCGGAGAGCGGGCTGGAGCGGCTGTTCGAGGTGACAGTTTACGACGCGACGCAGTACTTGACGTATGATGATGTGTGGACGGTCGTGCAGAACTTTGGCCGTGGCCTGCGCGAGCTCGTCCTCACTCCCGACGGCAAGGTCGGCCTGTACCTCGAGACGCGCTGGGAGTGGCTTGCGTCGGCGTACGGCGTGTGGTCGCAGAGCATGGTGCTCGCCACGGTGTACGCGAACCTGGGCAAGGAGGCACTCAGCGAGGCCTTCGCGGAGACGAGGTGCGCCGTCATCGTGACCGTCGGCGAGCGTGTGCCGTCGCTGATCGCCATGATGCGGAGCGGCGCGATACCGCACTGCACCCTGATCTACCTCGACGCGTTGCCGGAGGACATTGATGCGACGGGCGTGACGCTGAAGGCGTGGGAAGACGTCGTGAAGGCCGGCGCTCTCTCGAACTACCCCCTCAACCTGCCGACGAACAACGACTCGGTGGCGCTGATCATGTACACGAGCGGCACGACGGGCGGGCCGAAGGGCGTCATGCACACGTACGGCTCCATGACCGCGGGCATCAACGGCATGGGTGGCCGCCTGAACGAGCTGTGCGGGGGTGTTGAGCCCGATGAGCGCTACTGCTGCTCcctgccgctggcgcacaTCTTCGAGTTCACGGTCACGAACGTCTTCCttgcgcgcggctgctggaTCGGATTCGGGCACACCCGCACGCTCCTGAGCACGTACGCACGTCCGCACGGCGACCTCGTCGAGTTCAAGCCGATCTTCTTGATTGGCGTGCCGCGCATCTTCGACGCCTACAAgaaggcgatggaggcgagCCTGGCACAGCGCGGCGCGCTGGAGCGCAAAATCTTTGAgcacgccttcgcctcccgcctccgtcacctgCACGCCGGCATGGAAACGCCGTTCTGGAATACGGTGGTCTTCGCCCCGCTGCGCGAGATGGTGGGCggccgcgtgcgcagcaTGTTCGGAGGCGGTGGCCCGATCAGTGCCCCAACGCAGCACTTCATGAACGTTGTCCTTGGCGGCTTCATCCAGGGCTACGGACTCACCGAAACCGTCGGCAATGGGCCGAAGCAGCTTGTCGGCGACCTCGAGCCTGCATGTGTCGGTCGCCTGGAGGTGGCCTGCGAGATGAAGCTAGTGGACACGCCAGACTACAAGCACACCGACACGCCGGAGCCGCGCGGCGAGATCTGCCTGCGTGGCCCGTTTCTCTTCAAGGGCTACTACAAGAAGGAAAGTGCCACCAAGTCTGCCATCGACGCTGACGGCTGGTTCCACACGGGCGACGttggcgccatcgccgaccGCGGTCGGCTGCGCATCGTCAGCCGCATCAAGTCACTGGCAAAGAACGCGCTAGGCGAGTACATCCCGATGGAGATCCTGGAGTCCCTGTACGCGCAGGTGAGCCTGTGCGTGCCGaacggcgtgtgcgtcgttGTCCACTCTGCCAAGCACTacgtctgcgccatcgcgTGCACGACGGAGAGCAAGGCGATGGTGttcgcgcggcagcacgacATCCAGTATGAGTGGCCGGCGATTCTGAAGAACCCCGACTTTcagacagcagcgacacaggCGTTCCGCGAGGTCGCCACAACCGCGGGCCGCGGCAAGCAGGAGATTGTACGCTATGTCCACGTTGTGGGGGATCAGTGGACGCCGGAGAACGACATGCTGACGGCGGCTGGCAAGCTGAAGCGGcacgcggtggcggagcgctACAAGGACCTGATCTGCTCCCTGTACGTTGACTAG